The nucleotide sequence AAAGAAAACAATAGCTAATGGTTTTTTCATCATCTGAGCATTGATTGTATTAGGATGTATTAGTATCCTAACTTTATTAAAAGTAACCTATTTATTAATGGATCACTAAACAATCGATAATTCATCAAGACTATTTGCAATTGTGAATAGTTCATGACTTGAGGAATCCGAAAATTTAAAATTAACTATTTGCTCGAAAAATTGAATAAGAAGATCATAATAACCATGAGTATTGAAGATGATTACTTTTTTCTTTAAATAAGCAAGCTGGTTGAGTGTAATAATTTCCAACAATTCTTCCAACGTTCCAAAGCCTCCCGGCAAGGCGATAAATAAATCAGCCATTTCAAACATAATCGCTTTTCGCTCAGCCATTGTTTTGGTCACAATAGTTTCCTCATCATTTTCTCTGACAATACCTTTTTGATTCAGTTTTTCAGGTATAACTCCAATTACCTTCCCTTTATTTAACTGGACATGGTCAGCCACTTTTCCCATCAAACCTTCTTTTCCTCCTCCATGAATTAATGTATGTCCTGATTGACCAATTAAATTTCCTAATTCAGCAGCGGTGTCAAAATACTTTTGATCGATATGTTTACTAGATGAGGCAAAAAGACAGATGTTCATTTAGTTGCTTTGATATATGTTTTTGTGATACGCTTAAAATCCCGTTTTGTTAATTTGCCCATCCCACTTAGCGCATAATACGAATAGCATAAGCGAGTATGCTGCAGGTCAATAATTTGAATGCTTTTATCATAGGAATTTGTGTTAACCAAATAGCAATAATCTGATTCATTTGAACTAATGGCTGTTTTAATCCAATTTTTATTTGAAATGATAAAAGGGAATGGATAAACACCCTTAATTTTCTCTTCACTAAGTTTAGGGGACAACATATCCGGATCAATCAGTAATGTTTTTGTTTTAATGATGTTGACTTTTCTGTTATAGTATTCTGACAAGTGTTGATTAATACTTAGTTCATTTCCTCTTATCCCATTAATACGCAGAGCATGTAAAGATTTTTGGATAGAACTAACCATTAACTTTAATCGATAAGCAGCCTGCATTCTGTCTTGTTCCAAACCATAAAAGTCGAATGGAGAGAACGCAACTAAATCGCTGAATTGGTATCTCGAAAGTTTATTTCGACCTCCATTAATCAGGCATAAATAATGTCGCGTTTCAATATTTACAGAAATATCATTATTACGGGTAAATTCAAAATTATGTGCTAAGAGGAAAGAAAAAGAATCATTGGAAATGTATTGCTGGATTTCGTTTTTACTGATGAATTTATAGGGTGTTGTAGTCCATTGTTCTTTGATCGCTTTTACGAATGCTGAATCAAATTCGGTATGGTTTTGCAGTACAACCAAGGTTGTTGTTTGATGAAAGTTTTTCACTTCCTTGGAATTGCTTGAATTCGGAGAGTATTGGCCATAAACACAATGAGATAGAATCAGAAGAAAGCTTATTATTGAGTAGTATTTCATTATAATACAATCATTTTGAGTGTTTGACTAATTTGATTTCCTATCACCACAGAGTAGGTATACAGACCTTTAAATTCTCCATTATTAGTGAAAATATACGTATTGATTCCGCCATGTAATTGAATCCTTTCAGTAAATACAATTTTCCCAGTTATATCTCGAATGACAATAGAGGCGTTTTTATTTTCAATTTTTGGTTCTGCAATGATTTTAATTTTGCTTGTTTTGAAGAATGGATTTGGACTATTTTGTAACAATGAAAAGGTCTGTTCATGATACTCTTTTAGCGACACTTTGTATTCGAATGAAAATTCTTCGGAAAACAAACTTGATATTCCATTTTCAACATTTGCAACACTAAAAAAATATGTTTTGCCAGCATCCAGTTTATTAATATGAATTTTTGAATTTCCAGTAAAAGACATGACCGTATCAAAATATAAAGTGCCTGATCCTTTTGATCGAATTCCAACACGGTAGTTTTTAAACAAGCTATCCTTATCTTTCATTAAAATATCAATACCTGTCCATACAGGTATGAATTCAGGATTTGGCACAAGAGGAGAGTTTGCAATTAAACCTACATTTATGCCATTCGATAGTGCATTTCTTCTCAAGTAATTCAGGTTAACAAAAAAACTATCAATACTTCCATCTGGTGGTTGGGTTGTATCAACTCCAATTATATCAGTAGATGTATGAGTCCTGTCAGGCAAAATACCTTTCCCATTTCCATGCTCATTGGCAGCACAATAACGTATAGCAGCATAACCTTTTTTTCGAAAAGGAATATGATCACCACCTCTTCCTGTACGATCTTCCATAATCATTAAATTAATAATTAAGGGGTACAAAAGCTTGGGATTTATTTTTTCTTCCTGATTCATTTTAATATATCGAGCCAACTGTTTGTGTGATGAATTTCGAAATGAATCGTTTATTTGAGAATAGGAGAAAATACGAACATGAGTGCTGTCGGTATGTCCTGCATAAGGGCATGAAGGTAGCGAAGATGTATATCCACAATAAATTCCTCCAACAACATCATTGTTAAAAACAGCTTTAACCAGCAAAGCCTTGTCGGCACAATATTGAGCAAATGCAGTAGCACCATGTAAGCCCTGATCTTCACCAGTTGTTGTCGTAAAAACAATGGTTTTATTGAAAGCATACTTACTCATGACACGAGCAAGTTCCATAACCAAAACGGTTCCCGATCCATTATCATCCATGCCTGGTGTATAACAAGTAGTATCGCAACCACCTTCACAACGGGTATCAAAATGCCCTTCTACTATCAAAATCTCATCACTTGTTGGATCAAGTCCGGGTAGTACTGCCATAACATTTTTATGACTCCCCATACCACAAACCGATTTGTTAAAGTCAAGATAGGAAGTGATCAGTCTGTTTTCATTTTGTTCACTGAATTGTTGAAATTTAGCATAAATCCATCTTCTACAAGCTCCTATTCCTGTATTGTTTGAATGTGTATCTGAGGCCGTATTTCTATTGTAAAAAGATTCCAATTTTCGCAGATAACTGAATAATGAATCGTTTGAAATCTCATTAATAAGTCCATTAATCAGCGAGTCTTGATTTTTAATGAATAGAGTAGGCTGATAATCCCCTCTGTTGTAGTTGCCTGTTAAAATGTTTTCAACAAGCTGATTGCTGACTTGAATGTTTGTTTGCGCAAAGTTGAATTGCGGAATAAATGCAAAAACTATGAACAGCAACTTAAATTGAGGATTCATATGTAGTAATTTAAATAATTCATATTGCTACAAAGATATAAGTTCTTTTAATCTCACAAGAATGATGTTATATGAAATCAGAACTGATAATTAGTTCAATTATTTTACTAAATTGTGAGTCATAAAAACTAACCAAAACACAATTAAAATCTATTTTATGAAAAAGCGTAGCATTACTGTATTATTTGCTTGTTTTATAAGTTTCATTGGGTTTTCACAAACCATTGTTACTACAGATGTACAAATGAGAAATGTTGTTCTTGAAGAATACACAGGTATTCATTGCGGATATTGTCCTGATGGACACGCCAGAGCAGAAGAGTTAAAGACCAACAATCCGGGACGAATTGAATTGTTAAATATACATGCCGGTGCTTTTGCAGTTCCTGCTGCTGGAGAACCTGAGTTCAGAACCATCTTTGGGGATAGTTTGGTTGCTCTGGCAGGGGTAAGTGGTTATCCTTCTGGAACGGTTAATCGACATATTTTCCCTGCAGTAGACGCCACTAAAACAGCATTAAGCCGTTCAGCATGGGCTGCTGTTGCTCCAGAAATACTTGCAAAGCCTTCGCCTGTAAATATTGGATTCAACTCAACTTTTGATTCAGCATCAAGGCAATTAACTATAGTAGTTGAAGCATACTATAGCATGAATAGCCCAGAAAGCAGTAATTATATCAATATTGCACTATTGGAAAATCATGTTATTGGTTATCAGTCCGATTATGCCAATGGAACACATACTGATTATGACCACAAACACATATTGAGGCATTTAATTACTGGTCAGTGGGGTGCAAAAATTACACAAACCAGCAAGGGATCCTTGTATACCAATACGTTTAATTATGTAGTTCCTGCAGAATGGGTCGCTTCTAATTGCGATGTGATGGTTTATATTTCAGAAAGCAAGCAGGAGGTTTATACCGGTTTTACTGCTCCAGCAGATGGCGGATCAGTAGATGGCACAACTGCCTTATTTATTGGTGATCTGGAACAAGCCGGAGTTGCTTTTGTAAAGGGAACTGAGGGAGCAAAGACAAGCTTTGATTTAGATGCATATAGTGCTTTAACAGGCACATCAGATTTTAAATTTGTTTTGACAAATGATGCGCCTCATGGTTGGATATCATCTTTTACAATTGATGGAACAGATTATTCTGATTCGACAATAATATCTCTGACTGATGCTCAAGCAAAAACCATTACTATCAATGTTACACCTGATGTAGCCGCTGCAATTTCAACTTTTACATTAAGCATGAAATCAATGGCAAATCCATTAATTGAAGAAAGGATTCAAAAAGTGTATGTGATTTCTGGAGTTACTGATTTGGTTCTTAACAATTCAGCTGCTTGGGGAAATGGAGATGAAGTACGAGCAAAAGACTTCGACAATGTAATCAAGGATGGTTTAACTTATGCTGGGAATTCATCATTTGCATCAGCTGAGTCGGAAGTAATAAAATTGATTAGCAGTGCCGATGTATTAAACGAAGTGCTGAATATTTATTACAATGTTGGCTGGTCATTTCCATCGATGAATGATGACTTGTGTAATTTCTTTGCATTATTCCTTGATAGAGGAGGAAATCTATTCGTAAGTGGGCAAGATATTGCCTGGGATAATTTTGATGCAGGTGGTTATGGAACAGCAACAACTTCAAGTTTTGTCACTAATTATTTGCATGCAGGTTATGTTATTGATGGAGATCAATCGCATTCTCAATTAACTGCAAATGGTGATGATGGTATTTTTAAAGCGGTGAACTCATCAGCCATTGAAAATAAATATGGCGTTAATCCAGACAACGGACAGCCCTATTTCTATCCTGATCAACTTTCAGTTGGTAGTCAAGGACAATCCGTATTTTATTACAATGGAAATACATCTAAAACGGCTGTGGTAAGAAGTCGGGTTGAAGATTATAAAACATTGTTTATGGGTGTTAGTCTTGAAATGATTGCTGATGTAGCCGTTCAAAAAGAAATCATGAAACTGACCTATGATTGGTTTAGTGGTTTATTATCAAATGAAGAATTCGATAGTAAGATGTTAGCAATTTCAGCTAATTATCCAAATCCGGCCAATCAGTATACCATGATTCCAATTCATGGTCAAAAGAAAGGACAAGTTGAGATTTATGATTTAGGAGGAAAAATCATTCAAAAATTATCCTATGCAAAAGGAACTAAAGAATTGAAACTGAACACATCCGATATGCAGGATGGATTGTATGTTTATAAAATTGTGGAGGATGGAAAAATAGTAAAATCCTTACTTTTTCAAATTATTCATTAAGCACATCTTTGAACACCAGACTAATCATTATTTTATCTAGTTTTGGTGTTCAATTTTAACATGTTTGATACCGAAAGTTTGAAAAAAATAACATTCATATTTGCCTTCACTTTATGGGGTTTATTCTTGCTAGCTCAAAAACAAGCTATTAAAAAGGACTCTTATCAAGCTATCATTAAATATGTATTTCAAACGGAAGGAAAAGTATATTCTTCACCGATTGCGACACAAGATACTATCATTGTAATTGGTTCAAATGATAAATGCATTTATTTCCTATCAGCCAAAGGTAAACTGAAAGCTAAGTATAAAACCGAAGGAAAAATTCATGCAAGTCCGTCAATAATAGGGAAAGGTTTTATTACATGTGGTTCCTACGATAACCACTTTTATGTTTTCAAACCTGATTTGTCTCTTCACCAAAAACGTTCTGAAGAAAGTGGGATTTTTACAACTACAGTTGATGTAGCCAAGGACACATTCATGTATGCTGTTGGAAAAGTAATCAAATTCATTAATAATTTTGACACAATTGTTCATGAAATAAAATTAGAAAAGTTAACACACGCCAGCCCTACACAAATGAGGGATGGAACCATAGTTATTGGCTCAAACGACAAATATGTGTATTTCCTGAACCGTGATGGGACGATAAAAGCCAAATATAAAACGGGTTCATGGATCATGCATTCAGCCCCCTTGGAATTACCTGATGGTACTATCGTTGTGGGCTCTTATGATAAAAAACTCTATTTCTTAAATCCGGATGGAAGCTTAAGAAATACATTTAAATGTGATGGCAGAATACATGCTAACCCTTTATTATTAAATGATACAACCATCGTTGTAAGTTCTTTCGATAAACACATCTATTTTATTTCCACAGATGGCAAGCTGATGAATAAAGTTGAAACAAATGGTTTGGTCTTTTCATCTCCTGCCAAATATAACGATGAAATTATTGTTTGTGGATCTTACGATAAACATCTTTATTTCATCGACCTGCATGGAAATATAGTTGAGAAAGTTAAACTCAATGGGAAAATA is from Bacteroidota bacterium and encodes:
- a CDS encoding TIGR00730 family Rossman fold protein, yielding MNICLFASSSKHIDQKYFDTAAELGNLIGQSGHTLIHGGGKEGLMGKVADHVQLNKGKVIGVIPEKLNQKGIVRENDEETIVTKTMAERKAIMFEMADLFIALPGGFGTLEELLEIITLNQLAYLKKKVIIFNTHGYYDLLIQFFEQIVNFKFSDSSSHELFTIANSLDELSIV
- a CDS encoding M28 family peptidase — its product is MNPQFKLLFIVFAFIPQFNFAQTNIQVSNQLVENILTGNYNRGDYQPTLFIKNQDSLINGLINEISNDSLFSYLRKLESFYNRNTASDTHSNNTGIGACRRWIYAKFQQFSEQNENRLITSYLDFNKSVCGMGSHKNVMAVLPGLDPTSDEILIVEGHFDTRCEGGCDTTCYTPGMDDNGSGTVLVMELARVMSKYAFNKTIVFTTTTGEDQGLHGATAFAQYCADKALLVKAVFNNDVVGGIYCGYTSSLPSCPYAGHTDSTHVRIFSYSQINDSFRNSSHKQLARYIKMNQEEKINPKLLYPLIINLMIMEDRTGRGGDHIPFRKKGYAAIRYCAANEHGNGKGILPDRTHTSTDIIGVDTTQPPDGSIDSFFVNLNYLRRNALSNGINVGLIANSPLVPNPEFIPVWTGIDILMKDKDSLFKNYRVGIRSKGSGTLYFDTVMSFTGNSKIHINKLDAGKTYFFSVANVENGISSLFSEEFSFEYKVSLKEYHEQTFSLLQNSPNPFFKTSKIKIIAEPKIENKNASIVIRDITGKIVFTERIQLHGGINTYIFTNNGEFKGLYTYSVVIGNQISQTLKMIVL
- a CDS encoding Omp28-related outer membrane protein produces the protein MKKRSITVLFACFISFIGFSQTIVTTDVQMRNVVLEEYTGIHCGYCPDGHARAEELKTNNPGRIELLNIHAGAFAVPAAGEPEFRTIFGDSLVALAGVSGYPSGTVNRHIFPAVDATKTALSRSAWAAVAPEILAKPSPVNIGFNSTFDSASRQLTIVVEAYYSMNSPESSNYINIALLENHVIGYQSDYANGTHTDYDHKHILRHLITGQWGAKITQTSKGSLYTNTFNYVVPAEWVASNCDVMVYISESKQEVYTGFTAPADGGSVDGTTALFIGDLEQAGVAFVKGTEGAKTSFDLDAYSALTGTSDFKFVLTNDAPHGWISSFTIDGTDYSDSTIISLTDAQAKTITINVTPDVAAAISTFTLSMKSMANPLIEERIQKVYVISGVTDLVLNNSAAWGNGDEVRAKDFDNVIKDGLTYAGNSSFASAESEVIKLISSADVLNEVLNIYYNVGWSFPSMNDDLCNFFALFLDRGGNLFVSGQDIAWDNFDAGGYGTATTSSFVTNYLHAGYVIDGDQSHSQLTANGDDGIFKAVNSSAIENKYGVNPDNGQPYFYPDQLSVGSQGQSVFYYNGNTSKTAVVRSRVEDYKTLFMGVSLEMIADVAVQKEIMKLTYDWFSGLLSNEEFDSKMLAISANYPNPANQYTMIPIHGQKKGQVEIYDLGGKIIQKLSYAKGTKELKLNTSDMQDGLYVYKIVEDGKIVKSLLFQIIH
- a CDS encoding PQQ-binding-like beta-propeller repeat protein; the encoded protein is MKKITFIFAFTLWGLFLLAQKQAIKKDSYQAIIKYVFQTEGKVYSSPIATQDTIIVIGSNDKCIYFLSAKGKLKAKYKTEGKIHASPSIIGKGFITCGSYDNHFYVFKPDLSLHQKRSEESGIFTTTVDVAKDTFMYAVGKVIKFINNFDTIVHEIKLEKLTHASPTQMRDGTIVIGSNDKYVYFLNRDGTIKAKYKTGSWIMHSAPLELPDGTIVVGSYDKKLYFLNPDGSLRNTFKCDGRIHANPLLLNDTTIVVSSFDKHIYFISTDGKLMNKVETNGLVFSSPAKYNDEIIVCGSYDKHLYFIDLHGNIVEKVKLNGKIFSSPLVLPDKTVVVGCNDYNVYFIKLEDNL